Genomic window (Candidatus Thorarchaeota archaeon):
CCGACTAATGATTTTCGTCTGCCGATTTTGTCCGAAATCTTCCCACCAATGATGGGCGAGAACATATAGACTATACCAAAAGAACCCATTGCCCATCCAATCTCAAACTGAGTAGCACCCATTACTCCGGCATACCATGGGGCGAAGATTTCTGTTACGCCTAGAGAGAAGGTAGCCATGAACGTAAGGATGTAACCAACAGTTCTAATCTTACGTTTCTCAATGCTTGATAGTATCTCATCTGTCATTGTTTCACTTGCCTGGGGGGTGATGGTGGGTTTGTTCATGTAATGATTATTCGAGGTGGGGTATGATTTCTTCAGAGATTTTACTTGTCGTGTCAATTACATCGGTGCCAGGTACAGGGAAAAGTACGGGTGTGTTCGCCCCTGCGTCTATGATAGCCTGTAGCTGACGGATGCTTGATTCGACTCCTCCAACAATACCTAGCCGCTGCACCATGTCGTCACTGATTAGTTCTGCAACATCTTCGTCTTCCTCTGCGGCCTTCTGGAATTCCTTGGTTTGTTCAGCACTTATTCCGGCATGTGTCATCAATGGCCCGCCAGCTGCTGAATGAGGTAGATACATTTTCATGAAGTGTCTCGCAGTTTCTATCGCCCTATCTAAATCATCATCGATGACCATTGGAAGATATGAAACCATTTCGTAATCATCCAAGCTTTTTCCAGCCTTCTTTGCACCTTTCTCAATTCTCTTCCAAGCATATTCGATGTAATCTGGAGTATTGAAGATGGAAAGGATAATGCCGTCTCCGATTTCGCCGGATAGTTTCAGACCCATCTTTCCTTCAAAAGCCAGGAATATTGGGGGATCTGTCCGAACCGGGTCGAAGACCAATTCTACATTGTTCGCCTCGAAGAATTCGCCTTTATGGTTGATTTTGTCACCCGTCATGATTTTTCGAATCAAGCTAACGCATTCACGAGTCCGGGTGAGTGGTTTCTTGAAGTCATATCCCATCTGTTTCATCCAAAATGGTACGCCCGAACCGAGACCAAAGACGGTTCGCTTATTTGACATTTCGTCAAGCGTCGCAAATTCCATTGCGATGAGCGCTGGATGTCGTGAAAATGGATTGACGACACCGAGTCCTATCCTGATTCTCTCTGTGGCCATTGCGGCTGCAGACATGTAGGGAATTCCACCCCTGAAGAAGTAGTCTTCTGCAAACCATACTGACCCCAGGCCCAGTTTCTCA
Coding sequences:
- a CDS encoding LLM class flavin-dependent oxidoreductase, with amino-acid sequence MEGFKEFGVAMTGVFPVGEAVEMAQQAEKLGLGSVWFAEDYFFRGGIPYMSAAAMATERIRIGLGVVNPFSRHPALIAMEFATLDEMSNKRTVFGLGSGVPFWMKQMGYDFKKPLTRTRECVSLIRKIMTGDKINHKGEFFEANNVELVFDPVRTDPPIFLAFEGKMGLKLSGEIGDGIILSIFNTPDYIEYAWKRIEKGAKKAGKSLDDYEMVSYLPMVIDDDLDRAIETARHFMKMYLPHSAAGGPLMTHAGISAEQTKEFQKAAEEDEDVAELISDDMVQRLGIVGGVESSIRQLQAIIDAGANTPVLFPVPGTDVIDTTSKISEEIIPHLE